Proteins encoded within one genomic window of Leptolyngbya sp. SIO1E4:
- a CDS encoding PTS transporter subunit EIIC has product MTTTTSPPLSQSQQWRDKAFDLLQKMGKSLMLPVSVLPVAGILLGLGSARLIEIQKIQEGVLTSAKFGWLPASLAEIMKNSGDAIFANLPVIFAIAVAIGYTANDGVSALAAIVGFVVFLASLGISSILFFNLDPEALKPIMGIPSLDTGVFGGLIMGCVAAYLFNRFFRIKLPQYLGFFAGKRFVPIITAFAAIGIGILLSLIWPPIGGTIDRFAAAAAEGGNVPITVAIYGFIERLLIPFGLHHVWNVPFFFQIGSFVDPITQETVTGDINRFFAGDPTAGIIGGAYLFKMFGLPAAAIAMWHCAKPKNRKVIGGIMLSAALTSFLTGITEPVEFSFVFVAPVLFLLHAMLAGFADFLFAILGGRMGFTFSHGFIDFFLFYPLGTKVWLILAFGPFFAALYYFSFRYVIKRFNLMTPGREAQDQEVVSRLPQDAAAMSKELTLAFGGRSNIESLDACITRLRIGVKAMDKVNITRLKALGASGVLQVGNNAQAIFGPRSENLKTDMIEYLKTAGPEADEVIAPIPEESMTSATALPTVEADPAAAEKAQRIVAALGGASNIRTVDPVALTRLRVEVTNPTAINDDALKAAGVEAMMRVQDQVLHLVVGLNAEQYAGEITQRLGAVA; this is encoded by the coding sequence ATGACAACAACCACCTCCCCTCCGCTCTCCCAATCTCAACAATGGCGCGACAAAGCCTTTGACCTCCTGCAGAAAATGGGGAAGTCTCTTATGCTTCCCGTCTCTGTTCTGCCGGTGGCAGGCATTTTGCTGGGCTTGGGCAGCGCTCGCCTGATTGAAATTCAGAAAATTCAGGAAGGCGTCCTGACCAGCGCTAAATTTGGCTGGCTGCCTGCCTCGCTGGCAGAAATCATGAAAAACTCAGGGGATGCGATTTTTGCCAATTTGCCCGTCATTTTTGCGATCGCCGTGGCCATTGGCTACACCGCTAACGACGGGGTATCGGCACTGGCTGCGATCGTTGGCTTCGTAGTGTTCCTGGCCTCTTTAGGCATTTCGTCCATCCTGTTTTTCAACCTAGACCCTGAGGCCTTAAAGCCCATCATGGGTATCCCCTCATTGGATACGGGGGTCTTCGGCGGGCTGATCATGGGCTGCGTCGCGGCCTACCTGTTCAACCGATTTTTCCGCATTAAGCTGCCCCAGTATCTGGGGTTCTTTGCGGGCAAACGGTTTGTGCCCATCATTACGGCCTTCGCGGCAATTGGCATTGGCATATTGCTGAGTTTAATCTGGCCTCCCATTGGCGGCACCATCGACCGGTTTGCCGCCGCCGCCGCCGAGGGGGGAAACGTCCCCATTACCGTGGCGATTTACGGCTTCATTGAGCGTCTGCTGATTCCCTTTGGCCTGCATCACGTCTGGAACGTGCCCTTCTTCTTCCAGATTGGCTCCTTCGTTGATCCGATTACCCAGGAGACGGTCACAGGAGACATCAACCGCTTCTTTGCAGGCGACCCGACTGCGGGCATTATCGGCGGGGCCTATCTGTTTAAAATGTTTGGCTTGCCTGCCGCTGCCATTGCCATGTGGCACTGCGCCAAGCCCAAAAACCGTAAGGTCATCGGCGGCATCATGCTGTCTGCGGCCCTAACCTCCTTCCTCACAGGCATTACCGAACCTGTGGAGTTCTCTTTTGTCTTCGTTGCCCCGGTTCTGTTTTTGCTCCATGCAATGCTGGCAGGCTTTGCCGACTTTTTGTTTGCCATCCTGGGGGGGCGCATGGGCTTTACCTTCTCCCATGGGTTTATTGACTTCTTCCTGTTCTATCCGCTCGGAACAAAGGTTTGGCTGATTCTGGCCTTTGGCCCGTTCTTCGCAGCCCTTTACTACTTCAGCTTCCGGTATGTGATCAAGCGCTTTAACCTGATGACCCCAGGCCGAGAAGCGCAAGATCAAGAAGTCGTGAGCCGCCTGCCCCAAGACGCCGCCGCCATGTCAAAAGAGCTGACCCTCGCCTTTGGGGGGCGCAGCAACATTGAGAGTTTAGACGCCTGTATTACCCGGCTTCGCATTGGGGTAAAAGCGATGGACAAAGTGAACATCACCCGCCTCAAAGCCTTAGGCGCATCGGGCGTGCTTCAGGTGGGCAACAATGCCCAGGCCATTTTTGGCCCCCGCTCTGAAAACCTGAAAACCGACATGATCGAATACCTCAAAACGGCTGGGCCTGAAGCCGATGAGGTGATTGCGCCCATCCCTGAGGAGTCGATGACCTCAGCGACGGCCCTGCCGACAGTGGAGGCCGACCCCGCCGCAGCTGAGAAAGCTCAGCGCATAGTTGCGGCCCTGGGCGGTGCCAGCAATATTCGCACCGTTGACCCCGTCGCGCTAACCCGGCTGCGGGTAGAGGTGACTAACCCGACCGCCATTAATGACGACGCCCTCAAAGCAGCTGGCGTTGAAGCCATGATGCGGGTACAAGACCAGGTACTGCACCTAGTGGTGGGGCTGAATGCTGAACAATATGCAGGCGAAATTACTCAACGCCTAGGGGCGGTGGCATAA
- the ptsP gene encoding phosphoenolpyruvate--protein phosphotransferase, with product MVLDTISQVRTTVRLTAPLSGCLRPIESVPDPVFAQKMVGEGISIDPTSNVLRAPCEGEVIQIHPSLHAVTLKTSTGLEILMHIGLDTVELRGQGFSPRVNLGDQVKTGDALLEFDIDYVALHAKSLLTQVVVANSDRVAKFVFQSGVVQSGQDILLELVLAESEEAAEDVVDEWVTSEPIVISNPLGLHARPAAVLANLAKRYQSKVLLQRGHDRANARSVVALMTLQVANGDIITLAAGGDDAKAAITELTAAVRSGLGEAGAAPAAAPASIAQSDLKAPPPRPKSQDPNIILGVAASSGLAVGSTYRVREQTLTVAEVGESPEKERRKLEDAIAKAALDIEALRAKVHSHGNPGKAAIFAAHQEILDDPELAEIATSAINKGKSAAFAWQQTYTTQAAQLAQLDNELLAERANDIRDIGMRVLRILTGIEATELKYPHNTILVAEDLTPSDMVNLDRERIMGFCTLAGGATSHVAILARSMGIPAIAGADPQVLDLADGTAVILDGTKGTLRLNAPAEEIARTQIRIAKRKAKQAADLESAFEPAITQDGHQVEVAANIGSLKDAEAAVALGTEGVGLLRTEFIFMERPQAPTEDEQTGIYRSIAEVLGPDKPMIIRTLDVGGDKPLPYLTMAHEENPFLGERGIRFGFDQPELQRTQLRAILRASTAGKMRIMFPMIGRIEELKMAKAMVEEERQKLNLPPIEVGIMIEVPSAAVMAEQFAQEVDFFSVGTNDLTQYTLAMDRDHPKLAPSLDGLHPAVLRLIDQAVKGATHHGKWVGVCGGIGSDPQAIPILIGLGVKELSASVSMIPSIKAQVRSLDLTRCQALATQALQLETAAAVRDLVPLEE from the coding sequence ATGGTTCTAGACACGATTTCACAAGTCCGCACAACCGTCCGATTAACCGCACCACTCTCTGGCTGTTTAAGGCCGATTGAGTCAGTACCTGATCCAGTATTTGCGCAAAAGATGGTGGGAGAGGGCATCTCAATTGACCCAACCTCCAACGTTTTAAGAGCCCCCTGTGAGGGTGAGGTGATTCAGATTCATCCGTCTCTACATGCAGTGACACTGAAGACCTCGACAGGGCTTGAAATTTTAATGCACATTGGCCTCGACACGGTAGAACTGCGGGGGCAAGGATTCTCGCCCCGAGTCAACCTAGGCGACCAGGTTAAAACCGGCGATGCGCTGCTGGAATTTGATATTGACTATGTGGCGCTCCACGCCAAGAGTCTACTCACTCAAGTCGTGGTGGCGAACAGCGATCGCGTGGCAAAGTTTGTTTTCCAGTCTGGGGTCGTGCAATCAGGACAGGATATTCTCCTGGAATTGGTGCTAGCCGAAAGCGAGGAAGCCGCTGAAGATGTCGTGGACGAGTGGGTCACGTCAGAGCCCATTGTGATTTCGAATCCGCTGGGGCTACACGCCCGTCCGGCTGCCGTGTTAGCCAACCTGGCCAAGCGGTATCAGTCTAAAGTCTTGCTTCAACGGGGGCACGATCGCGCCAACGCTAGAAGTGTAGTGGCGCTCATGACGCTACAGGTCGCCAACGGCGACATCATCACCTTGGCAGCTGGCGGGGATGATGCCAAGGCCGCAATTACCGAGTTGACCGCAGCCGTCCGATCGGGCTTGGGTGAAGCGGGGGCCGCACCAGCGGCCGCTCCGGCGAGCATTGCCCAATCTGATCTAAAGGCTCCACCGCCCCGGCCTAAATCTCAAGACCCCAACATCATTCTGGGGGTGGCCGCGTCCTCTGGCCTGGCGGTTGGGAGTACCTACCGGGTAAGGGAACAAACGCTCACGGTTGCTGAAGTGGGCGAGTCCCCCGAAAAAGAGCGGCGGAAGTTGGAAGATGCGATCGCAAAAGCAGCCCTAGACATCGAAGCCCTCCGCGCCAAGGTTCACAGCCACGGAAATCCGGGGAAGGCTGCGATTTTTGCCGCCCACCAGGAAATTCTGGACGATCCTGAACTGGCAGAGATTGCCACCAGCGCCATCAACAAAGGCAAAAGTGCCGCCTTTGCCTGGCAGCAAACTTACACCACGCAGGCAGCGCAGCTAGCTCAACTCGATAATGAACTGCTGGCCGAACGCGCCAACGATATTCGAGATATCGGCATGCGGGTACTGCGGATCCTCACGGGCATTGAGGCCACCGAGCTGAAATATCCCCACAATACGATTTTGGTGGCAGAAGACCTCACCCCCTCTGACATGGTCAACCTCGACCGGGAGCGGATCATGGGCTTTTGCACCTTGGCGGGCGGTGCAACGTCCCACGTGGCGATTTTAGCCCGCTCCATGGGTATTCCAGCGATCGCGGGAGCAGACCCCCAGGTGCTGGACTTGGCCGATGGCACGGCCGTCATTCTTGACGGCACCAAAGGCACCCTGCGCTTAAATGCCCCAGCGGAGGAAATTGCCCGCACGCAAATCCGCATTGCTAAACGCAAGGCCAAGCAGGCCGCGGATTTAGAATCGGCCTTTGAGCCCGCCATCACCCAAGACGGTCATCAGGTCGAGGTGGCTGCCAATATTGGCAGTCTTAAGGATGCTGAAGCAGCGGTGGCCCTTGGCACCGAAGGGGTGGGGCTGCTGCGCACCGAGTTTATCTTTATGGAGCGGCCCCAGGCCCCAACGGAGGATGAACAAACCGGCATTTACCGCAGCATTGCCGAAGTCTTGGGGCCTGACAAACCCATGATTATACGCACCCTGGATGTTGGGGGTGACAAACCGCTGCCTTACCTAACCATGGCCCATGAGGAGAATCCCTTTTTGGGCGAACGGGGTATTCGCTTCGGCTTCGATCAGCCGGAACTGCAGCGCACTCAGCTCAGAGCTATCTTGCGGGCATCTACGGCAGGCAAGATGCGGATCATGTTCCCCATGATTGGCCGCATCGAAGAGTTGAAGATGGCCAAAGCCATGGTGGAAGAAGAGCGCCAAAAACTCAATCTACCCCCCATTGAAGTCGGCATCATGATCGAGGTGCCCTCAGCAGCCGTCATGGCCGAGCAGTTTGCCCAGGAAGTTGATTTCTTTTCTGTTGGCACCAACGACCTGACCCAATACACCCTGGCGATGGATCGAGACCATCCGAAACTGGCCCCCTCCTTAGACGGGCTGCACCCTGCCGTGCTGCGACTGATTGACCAGGCAGTCAAAGGGGCAACCCACCATGGCAAATGGGTCGGCGTTTGCGGGGGCATCGGCAGCGACCCCCAAGCAATTCCCATCTTGATTGGCCTGGGGGTTAAAGAACTTAGCGCCAGCGTGTCTATGATCCCGAGCATTAAAGCCCAGGTGCGATCGCTTGACCTCACCCGCTGTCAAGCCTTAGCCACCCAAGCGCTGCAGCTAGAAACCGCCGCCGCTGTGCGTGACCTGGTTCCCCTAGAAGAATGA